One window from the genome of Pseudonocardia hierapolitana encodes:
- a CDS encoding DUF397 domain-containing protein, translating to MGNDRIVVPAQQIEGAHWHKSTFSGQHACVEVAMLDGGEVAVRHSRQPAGPALVFTPEEWSAFLQGAWHGEFGDRPAH from the coding sequence ATGGGGAACGATCGCATCGTGGTGCCGGCGCAGCAGATCGAAGGTGCGCACTGGCACAAGAGCACGTTCAGCGGGCAGCACGCCTGCGTGGAGGTCGCGATGCTGGACGGCGGAGAGGTGGCCGTGCGCCACTCGCGCCAGCCGGCAGGCCCCGCGCTCGTGTTCACTCCCGAGGAGTGGTCGGCGTTCCTCCAGGGCGCCTGGCACGGCGAGTTCGGCGACCGCCCAGCTCACTGA
- a CDS encoding class I SAM-dependent methyltransferase, whose protein sequence is MSASEVWNVGEAYERYVGRWSRDVADVFVRRLGVPAGRRWLDVGCGTGALTSAVLRKGDPAAVHGVDSSEGFLAHARRDTDDPRARFAVGDARALPFPEARFDAAVSGLVLNFVPEPEDAAEELARVVAPGGVVGAYLWDYADGMQMIRLFWDAATALDPAAARLDEARRFPLCRPEPLHTLWTGAGLTGVEVEPIEVPTRFRDLDDYWTPFLGGQGPAPAFVATLDEDRRAALHTLMGERLPVAGDGSITLSARAWAVSGTR, encoded by the coding sequence ATGAGCGCATCCGAGGTCTGGAACGTCGGCGAGGCGTACGAGCGCTACGTCGGCCGGTGGAGCCGCGATGTGGCCGATGTGTTCGTGCGGCGCCTGGGCGTGCCGGCCGGCCGGAGGTGGCTGGACGTCGGCTGCGGCACCGGAGCCCTGACGTCCGCGGTCCTGCGCAAGGGCGATCCGGCCGCCGTGCACGGCGTCGATTCCTCGGAGGGCTTCCTCGCCCACGCGCGCCGGGACACCGACGACCCTCGGGCCCGGTTCGCGGTGGGCGACGCCCGCGCACTGCCGTTCCCCGAGGCCCGGTTCGACGCCGCGGTGAGCGGGCTGGTGCTCAACTTCGTCCCCGAGCCGGAGGACGCGGCCGAGGAGCTGGCGAGGGTGGTGGCGCCGGGCGGTGTGGTGGGCGCCTACCTGTGGGACTACGCCGACGGGATGCAGATGATCCGGCTCTTCTGGGACGCCGCGACCGCCCTCGACCCCGCTGCGGCCCGGCTGGACGAGGCGCGCCGCTTCCCGCTGTGCCGGCCCGAGCCATTGCACACCCTCTGGACCGGCGCAGGCCTCACCGGTGTCGAGGTCGAGCCGATCGAGGTGCCCACCCGGTTCCGGGACCTCGACGACTACTGGACGCCCTTCCTCGGCGGGCAGGGCCCCGCACCCGCGTTCGTCGCCACGCTCGACGAGGACCGGCGCGCCGCGCTGCACACGCTGATGGGCGAGCGCCTTCCCGTTGCGGGCGACGGGTCGATCACCTTGTCCGCACGCGCGTGGGCGGTTTCCGGCACGCGGTGA
- a CDS encoding SDR family NAD(P)-dependent oxidoreductase: protein MAERTAVVTGAGRGIGLAIVRALADDGYTVIAGARTPTEALRRATPHVLQVDLAAAGGPERLIGWAQGEHGGIDLLVNNVAGASFPTGGFLELDDAAWRYTFDATFMSAVRATRSALPSLIERRGAVVNIGSVNSRLAQPRLVAQSAAKAALANLGKALAEEFGGRGVRVNTVLPGPVRTDVWTRPGGPGDMLARRAGSTPDAFQDELPDVLGLSTSRLTEPEEVAALVVFLASGRVRNMSGSELVIDGGMLKSL from the coding sequence ATGGCGGAGCGCACAGCAGTCGTCACCGGCGCGGGCAGGGGCATCGGGCTTGCGATCGTGCGGGCGTTGGCCGACGACGGGTACACCGTGATCGCGGGAGCGCGGACCCCCACAGAGGCCCTGCGCCGGGCGACGCCTCACGTGCTGCAGGTCGATCTCGCCGCGGCCGGTGGTCCGGAGCGGCTGATCGGGTGGGCGCAGGGCGAGCACGGCGGCATCGACCTGCTCGTCAACAACGTGGCGGGAGCCTCGTTCCCGACCGGCGGATTCCTCGAGCTCGACGACGCGGCGTGGCGGTACACCTTCGACGCGACCTTCATGTCGGCCGTTCGCGCCACGCGTTCGGCGCTGCCGAGCCTGATCGAACGTCGCGGCGCCGTCGTCAACATCGGCTCGGTGAACTCGCGGCTGGCGCAGCCGCGCCTGGTGGCCCAGTCCGCGGCCAAGGCCGCGCTCGCGAACCTGGGCAAGGCGCTGGCGGAGGAGTTCGGCGGTCGCGGCGTGCGGGTCAACACGGTCCTGCCCGGCCCGGTGCGGACCGACGTGTGGACCCGGCCAGGAGGGCCCGGCGACATGCTGGCACGACGGGCCGGATCGACCCCCGACGCCTTCCAGGACGAGCTTCCCGACGTGCTCGGCCTGTCCACGTCACGGCTCACCGAGCCCGAGGAGGTCGCCGCCCTCGTGGTCTTCCTCGCCTCGGGCCGCGTTCGGAACATGAGCGGTTCGGAGCTGGTGATCGACGGCGGGATGCTGAAGTCGCTGTGA
- a CDS encoding winged helix-turn-helix transcriptional regulator codes for MPEPLTSDMFDPVCPSDLTPFRLGDKWTPLVLRCLEGGPRRFSELRPALPAASAKAVSKSLRLLARDGLVSRAEHPGPPRRVEYELTPLGRSLMEPIAAIRAWTAEHWDELIDAREAGQAGRRDANQVAGA; via the coding sequence GTGCCCGAGCCGCTCACGTCGGACATGTTCGACCCGGTGTGCCCCTCCGATCTCACGCCGTTCCGTCTCGGCGACAAGTGGACGCCGTTGGTGCTGCGGTGCCTCGAAGGTGGCCCACGCCGGTTCTCGGAGCTCCGGCCGGCGCTGCCCGCCGCCAGCGCGAAGGCGGTCAGCAAGTCGCTCCGGCTGCTGGCGCGCGACGGCCTGGTGAGCCGGGCGGAACACCCTGGCCCGCCCCGGCGGGTGGAGTACGAGCTCACGCCGCTGGGACGCAGCCTGATGGAACCCATCGCGGCCATCCGGGCCTGGACCGCCGAGCACTGGGACGAGCTGATCGACGCCCGCGAGGCCGGACAGGCGGGCCGGCGGGATGCGAACCAGGTCGCCGGCGCCTAG